A single Brachybacterium sillae DNA region contains:
- a CDS encoding transposase produces the protein MGRPPVIPVEKKTRIVLSILADEMTIAEAARREKVSEQSIGRWKADFLEAGKTSLAAGKNGPSTREQQLEAEVAELTQALGEAAVEIRVWKKSAEGRLGPSRTSR, from the coding sequence ATGGGAAGACCACCTGTGATCCCGGTGGAGAAGAAGACGAGGATCGTGCTGAGCATCCTCGCCGACGAGATGACGATCGCCGAGGCGGCCAGGCGCGAGAAGGTCAGCGAGCAGTCGATCGGCCGGTGGAAGGCGGACTTCCTCGAGGCCGGGAAGACGAGTCTCGCGGCGGGCAAGAACGGGCCCTCGACCCGGGAGCAGCAGCTCGAGGCGGAGGTCGCGGAGCTGACCCAGGCGCTCGGTGAGGCGGCGGTCGAGATCCGGGTATGGAAGAAGTCCGCGGAGGGACGCTTGGGCCCTTCGAGGACCTCGAGGTGA